A single genomic interval of Takifugu flavidus isolate HTHZ2018 chromosome 19, ASM371156v2, whole genome shotgun sequence harbors:
- the zc3h14 gene encoding zinc finger CCCH domain-containing protein 14 isoform X2: MEIGTEISKNIRAAIKGKLQELGAYIDEELPDYIMVMVANKKNAAQMADDLSLFLGTNTAKFTTWLQGVLEKLRTVAVEPESFKDQLQSDTNAAAGKGRLSVSEESRAYESKRLTVSSSHLDRTEARISSSAHESRRGAVDKSSSRLTSAVKPLMEALSSEAVIDIKPEIDDDLITEELVETSTNRGRARGSSSRPTAEIYRPGHSKYTSVSSADAPRSTEGPSHFRHQESRSRGFRTGSSKEELSRKRKAPMASSVVRVSRTLDEDSDDLDEDDSAYGGRGVSSRVSLPSKPERKPTLPPAKQANRNLILKAISEAQDSITKTTSFSTIPQRQTVPVAPRTRPAHRDEMTAAIQLVQEHLHSLAPQAYTPAALPQTRDPAPSRLLESRLQLEAAESSDGGEQSDYGVDGVGVKPKTDDTRSFIMSRPQLQMSPPTTEGLQAKEDVNSAVPRTVQSSKETVNSASPKFIVTLDGVPTQLGNLSDCEMDLDDVRPHMKVTDVPLHMKREPKVGIRHRLLGGATSPEGDMMEAGVMDDGVPLKKQKVLERCKFWPVCKSGDECLYHHPTTQCKTFPNCKFGDKCLFVHPNCKFDARCSKPDCPFTHAGRRSSAAALPRPAAQPAKVANVCRFFPECKNVDCQFYHPKPCRFAGMCKRASCTFYHPTTSLPPRHALKWMKSQSS, encoded by the exons ATGGAGATTGGGACGGAGATAAGCAAAAACATAAGG gCCGCTATTAAGGGCAAGCTTCAAGAGCTGGGCGCCTATATTG ACGAAGAACTGCCAGACTATATTATGGTGATGGTAGCAAACAAGAAAAACGCTGCACAGATGGCCGATGacctttctctttttcttggaaCCAACACGGCTAAATTTACAACCTG GCTGCAGGGTGTTCTTGAGAAGTTGAGAACTGTTGCTGTTG AACCTGAATCCTTCAAAGATCAGCTCCAGTCTGacacaaatgctgcagctggaaaagGTCGATTGTCTGTCAGTGAAGAGAGCAGAGCATACGAGTCAAAGAGACTGACGGTGTCCAGCTCACACTTGGACAGGACTGAAGCGCGCATATCGAGCTCTGCCCATGAAAGCAG GAGAGGAGCCGTTGACAAGAGTTCCTCTCGACTTACATCTGCTGTTAAGCCCCTCATGGAGGCTCTATCCTCAGAAGCTGTTATTGATATAAAACCAGAGATAGATGATGACCTCATCACTGAGGAGCTTGTAGAAACAAGCACCAACCGTGGTCGGGCACGCGGGTCTTCCAGTAGACCCACAGCTGAAATCTACAGACCAGGCCACAGTAAATACACCTCAGTAAGCTCTGCAGATGCACCTCGATCCACGGAGGGGCCCTCTCACTTCAGGCATCAGGAAAGCAGAAGCAGAGGTTTCAGAACCGGGTCTAGTAAG GAGGAGTTATCACGGAAACGTAAGGCTCCCATGGCGAGTTCAGTGGTGCGCGTAAGCAGAACTTTAGACGAGGACAGCGATGACTTGGATGAAGATGATTCCGCctatggaggaagaggagtgtcCAGCAGAGTGTCCCTACCCTCCAAACCAGAACGCAA ACCTACTCTCCCTCCAGCAAAACAAGCCAACAGGAATCTGATTCTCAAGGCCATCTCCGAAGCTCAGGACTCCATCACGAAAACAACATCCTTTTCTACAA TACCACAGAGACAGACGGTCCCTGTGGCTCCCCGCACTCGCCCCGCACACAGAGATGAGATGACTGCGGCCAtccagctggtccaggagcACCTCCACAGCCTGGCTCCCCAGGCCTACACTCCTGCCGCACTACCTCAGACTAGAGACCCTG CTCCGTCACGGTTGTTAGAATCACGTCTGCAGTTGgaagctgcagagagcagcGATGGAGGTGAACAGAGTGATTATG GTGTCGATGGTGTCGGCGTTAAGCCAAAGACAGATGATACCCGTTCCTTCATTATGAGTCGACCACAACTGCAGATGTCTCCTCCCACAACTGAAGGCCTTCAGGCCAAAGAGGACGTTAACTCTGCTGTTCCACGCACTGTCCAATCAAG TAAGGAAACGGTGAACTCTGCCAGCCCCAAGTTCATAGTCACATTAGATGGAGTGCCCACCCAGCTGGGAAATCTTTCGGACTGTGAGATGGATTTGGATGATGTCAGACCACACATGAAGGTCACAGATGTGCCCCTCCACATGAAGAGAGAGCCCAAAGTTGGCATCCGTCACAGACTGCTGGGAGGTGCCACCTCACCAGAAGGT GACATGATGGAAGCCGGGGTAATGGATGATGGCGTCCccttaaaaaaacagaaagtgcTGGAGAGATGCAAGTTCTGGCCTGTCTGTAAAAGCGGAGACGAGTGTTTGTACCACCACCCAACAACACAGTGCAA GACCTTTCCCAACTGTAAATTTGGGGACAAATGCCTTTTTGTCCATCCAAATTGTAAATTTGATGCCCGGTGCTCCAAACCAGATTGTCCCTTCACTCACGCCGGTCGCAgaagctcagctgctgctctccccagGCCAG CGGCGCAGCCAGCCAAGGTTGCAAACGTGTGTCGCTTCTTCCCAGAATGCAAGAATGTTGACTGTCAGTTTTATCACCCAAAg CCTTGTCGCTTTGCGGGGATGTGCAAACGAGCCAGTTGCACCTTTTACCACCCGACCACATCTTTGCCTCCGCGACATGCTCTGAAGTGGATGAAATCACAGAGCAG CTAA
- the batf gene encoding basic leucine zipper transcriptional factor ATF-like, producing MAQGSDSNDTSYKSPSPGSRPSSSDDAKKVMRREKNRIAAQKSRMRQTQKADSLHLESENLEKENAALRKEVKQLSEEAKYLASVLSSHEPLCTGLTPQNPEILFPTHHGSYHHQHITIPHYQH from the exons ATGGCTCAGGGCTCTGACAGCAATGACACCAGCTACAAGTCCCCGTCTCCTGGCAGCAGACCG AGTTCCTCGGACGACGCCAAGAAGGTGATGCGGCGGGAGAAGAACCGGATCGCGGCCCAGAAGAGCCGGATGAGGCAAACCCAGAAGGCGGACAGCCTGCACTTG GAGAGCGAGAACCTGGAGAAGGAGAATGCCGCCCTGAGGAAGGAGGTAAAGCAGCTGAGCGAGGAGGCCAAGTACCTCGCGTCTGTGCTGAGCAGCCACGAGCCTCTGTGCACGGGACTCACCCCCCAGAACCCCGAAATCCTGTTCCCTACTCACCACGGCAGCTACCACCACCAGCACATCACCATACCACACTACCAGCACTGA
- the zc3h14 gene encoding zinc finger CCCH domain-containing protein 14 isoform X1, whose translation MEIGTEISKNIRAAIKGKLQELGAYIDEELPDYIMVMVANKKNAAQMADDLSLFLGTNTAKFTTWLQGVLEKLRTVAVEPESFKDQLQSDTNAAAGKGRLSVSEESRAYESKRLTVSSSHLDRTEARISSSAHESRRGAVDKSSSRLTSAVKPLMEALSSEAVIDIKPEIDDDLITEELVETSTNRGRARGSSSRPTAEIYRPGHSKYTSVSSADAPRSTEGPSHFRHQESRSRGFRTGSSKQEELSRKRKAPMASSVVRVSRTLDEDSDDLDEDDSAYGGRGVSSRVSLPSKPERKPTLPPAKQANRNLILKAISEAQDSITKTTSFSTIPQRQTVPVAPRTRPAHRDEMTAAIQLVQEHLHSLAPQAYTPAALPQTRDPAPSRLLESRLQLEAAESSDGGEQSDYGVDGVGVKPKTDDTRSFIMSRPQLQMSPPTTEGLQAKEDVNSAVPRTVQSSKETVNSASPKFIVTLDGVPTQLGNLSDCEMDLDDVRPHMKVTDVPLHMKREPKVGIRHRLLGGATSPEEDMMEAGVMDDGVPLKKQKVLERCKFWPVCKSGDECLYHHPTTQCKTFPNCKFGDKCLFVHPNCKFDARCSKPDCPFTHAGRRSSAAALPRPAAQPAKVANVCRFFPECKNVDCQFYHPKPCRFAGMCKRASCTFYHPTTSLPPRHALKWMKSQSS comes from the exons ATGGAGATTGGGACGGAGATAAGCAAAAACATAAGG gCCGCTATTAAGGGCAAGCTTCAAGAGCTGGGCGCCTATATTG ACGAAGAACTGCCAGACTATATTATGGTGATGGTAGCAAACAAGAAAAACGCTGCACAGATGGCCGATGacctttctctttttcttggaaCCAACACGGCTAAATTTACAACCTG GCTGCAGGGTGTTCTTGAGAAGTTGAGAACTGTTGCTGTTG AACCTGAATCCTTCAAAGATCAGCTCCAGTCTGacacaaatgctgcagctggaaaagGTCGATTGTCTGTCAGTGAAGAGAGCAGAGCATACGAGTCAAAGAGACTGACGGTGTCCAGCTCACACTTGGACAGGACTGAAGCGCGCATATCGAGCTCTGCCCATGAAAGCAG GAGAGGAGCCGTTGACAAGAGTTCCTCTCGACTTACATCTGCTGTTAAGCCCCTCATGGAGGCTCTATCCTCAGAAGCTGTTATTGATATAAAACCAGAGATAGATGATGACCTCATCACTGAGGAGCTTGTAGAAACAAGCACCAACCGTGGTCGGGCACGCGGGTCTTCCAGTAGACCCACAGCTGAAATCTACAGACCAGGCCACAGTAAATACACCTCAGTAAGCTCTGCAGATGCACCTCGATCCACGGAGGGGCCCTCTCACTTCAGGCATCAGGAAAGCAGAAGCAGAGGTTTCAGAACCGGGTCTAGTAAG CAGGAGGAGTTATCACGGAAACGTAAGGCTCCCATGGCGAGTTCAGTGGTGCGCGTAAGCAGAACTTTAGACGAGGACAGCGATGACTTGGATGAAGATGATTCCGCctatggaggaagaggagtgtcCAGCAGAGTGTCCCTACCCTCCAAACCAGAACGCAA ACCTACTCTCCCTCCAGCAAAACAAGCCAACAGGAATCTGATTCTCAAGGCCATCTCCGAAGCTCAGGACTCCATCACGAAAACAACATCCTTTTCTACAA TACCACAGAGACAGACGGTCCCTGTGGCTCCCCGCACTCGCCCCGCACACAGAGATGAGATGACTGCGGCCAtccagctggtccaggagcACCTCCACAGCCTGGCTCCCCAGGCCTACACTCCTGCCGCACTACCTCAGACTAGAGACCCTG CTCCGTCACGGTTGTTAGAATCACGTCTGCAGTTGgaagctgcagagagcagcGATGGAGGTGAACAGAGTGATTATG GTGTCGATGGTGTCGGCGTTAAGCCAAAGACAGATGATACCCGTTCCTTCATTATGAGTCGACCACAACTGCAGATGTCTCCTCCCACAACTGAAGGCCTTCAGGCCAAAGAGGACGTTAACTCTGCTGTTCCACGCACTGTCCAATCAAG TAAGGAAACGGTGAACTCTGCCAGCCCCAAGTTCATAGTCACATTAGATGGAGTGCCCACCCAGCTGGGAAATCTTTCGGACTGTGAGATGGATTTGGATGATGTCAGACCACACATGAAGGTCACAGATGTGCCCCTCCACATGAAGAGAGAGCCCAAAGTTGGCATCCGTCACAGACTGCTGGGAGGTGCCACCTCACCAGAAG AGGACATGATGGAAGCCGGGGTAATGGATGATGGCGTCCccttaaaaaaacagaaagtgcTGGAGAGATGCAAGTTCTGGCCTGTCTGTAAAAGCGGAGACGAGTGTTTGTACCACCACCCAACAACACAGTGCAA GACCTTTCCCAACTGTAAATTTGGGGACAAATGCCTTTTTGTCCATCCAAATTGTAAATTTGATGCCCGGTGCTCCAAACCAGATTGTCCCTTCACTCACGCCGGTCGCAgaagctcagctgctgctctccccagGCCAG CGGCGCAGCCAGCCAAGGTTGCAAACGTGTGTCGCTTCTTCCCAGAATGCAAGAATGTTGACTGTCAGTTTTATCACCCAAAg CCTTGTCGCTTTGCGGGGATGTGCAAACGAGCCAGTTGCACCTTTTACCACCCGACCACATCTTTGCCTCCGCGACATGCTCTGAAGTGGATGAAATCACAGAGCAG CTAA